TTTGGGACATTGTAACACCATGGGAACGGCCAGTACGATGAATGCCTTGGCTGAAGCTCTTGGTATGGCACTTCCCGGTAGTGCTTCCATTCCTGCTCCTTATAGAGAAAGGGGTGCTTGTGCATATCAAACTGGACGTCGAATTGTCGATCTCGTGCGTGAGGATGTCAAACCCTCTGACATTTTGACGCGAGAAGCCTTCGAGAACGCCATTGCCTTGAATACTGCCATTGGGGGTTCCACCAATGCACCTATCCATTTGAACGCTATCGCCAAGCACATTGGAGTCCCCCTTTCGAATGAAGACTGGCAGGATGTCGGTTATAAACTCCCATTACTGGTCAACATCCAGCCTGCTGGAGAATACCTTTGTGAGGAATACCACCGAGCTGGGGGTTTACCAGGTGAGTCATCAGACCTACTTCAGAGCTTTTGCGTACTGATTCCCAAATTCAATTTTAGCCGTCACCGCTGAGCTCATCAAACATAATCTCTTACCTCATCCCGATGCTTTGACTGTTTCAGGCCGTTCGATCGGGGATAACTGCCGCGAAGATTTCAGCACCGATAAACGAGTCATCCGTCCCATTGATAGACCTGTCAAGACTTCAGCCggatttcttcatctttccgGCTCTCTATTCGACAGCGCCATCATGAAGACTTCTGTGATAAGTCAAGCGTTCCATGATCAGTATCTAAGCAACCCAGATGACCCAATGGCTTTTGAAGGTCCCGTGGCTGTATTTGACGGTCCAGAAGATTATCACCATCGTATAGAgtcagaagctgatattcaaGCTGGGACAATCTTGATCATGCGAGGAGCTGGTCCACAAGGATACCCAGGAGCAGCCGAAGTTGTCAACATGATACCCCCTGGTCGATTGATTAGACAAGGTGTAGAGCTGCCTTGTATTGGTGATGGTCGACAGTCGGGTACCTCTGGTAGTCCCTCAATCTTGAATGCTTGCCCGGAAGCGGCTACCGGCGGAAACCTCGGTATCTTGAAAGACGGTGATATCATTCGGATCGATTTGGCGCGTGGACGCGCGGACATCAAAGTCGATGCCAAAGAGTTAGAAGccagaagaaaggaaatgggTCCATTCAAAGTTCCCAAATCCCAAACGCCATGGCAAGAATTGTTCAGAGAAAACGTTAGTGAGCTTTCAGAAGGCATGGTCATTCCTAAGGCAGTGAAGTATCAACGTTTGGCACAAACTGCCGGTATCCCTAGGCGTAATCATTAAGCTTTGTAGATGTTTCATGAGCAGTGGCCACAGGCATCCTCGCAAATATGCATTGTGTCATCCTTAATCTAATACGACGTACGTTAAGGCTCAGCAATTGAAATTGCTTACATCATACGCACTGTAAGCGTCTGGATCGCAGCCAAACATGTCATTTGAATGTGGCTAAACTCAAAAGACAGACTTGTTGGACCACCGGACCGAGGCTCATATCGAGTGTGGGAGTGTTAAGCTGCAGATTCAGAACTGTCTCGAAGAAAATGCACCCCAACGAACGGACCGCCGAGATTCCGTGTGAGGTGAAAAACAGTAGTGATATTGACGTTGCGCCATATCAAAGGCTGCCCGTCCGTGCATCCTGCAGAGCGTTCATACTCATACACTGGAGTATGCACGTATGAATAGAATGCTATCTTGTAGCAGAATTATACATTACCCTCTGTTTTTGAAATGTCAAATGAAATGGTAAAAATAGATGAGTCTTCGAGTATTCAAAAAGTCCTGCTTTTTATCTCAGACGGTTTTCAAGTATATCCTTGATGAAATATACCGAGAGACGTTACGCGATCAATGTCGTAAGTTGGAGAGGATATCTTGTTATACATGAGACTTTGATTCCTTGAAAGAGCAAGCTTTAGTACCGGTCTAGAACCCCCTTTTTCGAAGGATTTGCGTATGGAGCCTTGCTCGTGTGTGCAAGAAATGTGCGATTTGAGAGATGTCAAACAAGTGAGGTAGAATGcattcaagatcaataaCTCATATCTACAAGTACTAGCAGATCTTCCTTGCGAAACACCTCTTCCTGATGTCGAAATGTAGTCAAAGGAAACATGACAAATTGTTTGTACCGATAAAAATGGAGATATTTTGGAGGAAGGACAACGTTCGGGATCCAACTTTAATGACCGTAATGGACGAGCTGCTTGTTCTTGTGTCCGGCCAATTCGGACGAGGTTTTAGTGTTCTTGAATCGCCAAGCGGGAATTTTTCGGTCGTAAAGCTCGTCCAATTCCCAGTAGGTACGACCGTATGTCTAATCTTCAATGTCAGCCAAGATGAATCGTTGCAATAGTGAGATAGTACTGACCTCAGGGTAGAACAAGTAAAGAATGATTGTGGTAGGAACAAGAAGACCAGCCCAGATGTAAATGGCCTTCAAACCCAAGTTCGCGGCATCAGGACTGATCATGTAAGAGATAGACCATTGGAACACGACGCTGCAAGACATTGCTCGTTTAGTGACGAAAACTTGTCATAGACAGCCAAACTTACAATCCTAAACCATAGCAACCAAGGTTGAATGATGTAGTTTGAGCTCTAAGATGGGGTGTGGAGGTTTCTCCCGCCGCAACGAAACCGATTGGTCCTGCAGAAAGTCCATAGCAAATAACCCATAAGAGCAGGCATGCGAGTCCAGCCTTTCCGCTTGCGGCCGATGACGAGAAGGAAGTTGAGGCAATTGCGATATTGAAAATACACATAAGGAAACAACCACTGGGCAGAATAAATTAGCTTGGAATTCTGTATGCCAGAAGCAGACCACTTACCCGACGAGCAGAGGTCTACGTCCGTAAATCTCACAGAGCCAAAGCGCAGAACTTTGTGCGATCATACCCAAAAGGAAGCTGCCAAGTTTATGATCAGGTGATTTGCTCACGGATAGTGGGAACCACAGAAAAATTATGCTCACGTAAGAATGGAAACGAGGAATGGATTGTCAAGTCCAGCGACGGTGAAGAAATACTACCAATAGTGTCAGAACAGCAACGTAGCTTGCCACTGAAAGCAGACTCACAGTAGAGTAACTGAATACTATAGGTGCTCCAGCAGCCCATTGACTGCAGATACCGACAGAACCGGCCAACGTTCGGCGCCAATTGTTGCCTCggaagatgtcgaagaagcTAGCCCCGTTTGAATGGAACAATTTTCGCTCCACCTCAATACCTTCTTGCACGACTCGGTATTCCCATTCCTGAAAAGGATATCTCGTTAATTCGATCTCTGATCAATTTCATGGTAATTACTTACGACGTCATAGCCAGGTGCGGTACCGTAGAGTTGGAGCATCGatttcttggctttctcaTGCTCGTTTCTACGAGCATGGAAGATGTGCGACTCGGGGACAAACCAGATAGTGATGAGGGATACCTAAGAGACTTGTCAGTATTCGTGGTCATCCACGAAAGCAAGAATACACGTACTCCGGTGAACATGAACTCGATAGCGATCAATGGTCGCCACTTTGTGGGTTGATGAACTTCCATGAGTTTCGCGGCGATGGCGACAATTAGTTGACCGGTAGTCAAAAGTACTTGATAAGCCCCGATCATGAAACCTCGAACTTGGAAAGGCGCCAATTCCGAGACATAAGTAATAAGAATGGTTTGAGCAAGTCCAACACCAAGTCTGACGAGCACTGCAGCGCCCAGCCAATCTTGCCACTTTTGCGAAGCGATCTCTGCGATGGAACCGGCAAGCAAAATGACCAGAGCAGTGATCATTGCAGGTCTGCGTAGCTCGGATTAGTTAAAAGCAACAGTCTGGTTTCCCAGTCGTGCTCACTTTCGACCAAATCGGTCCATCAAAGTACCT
Above is a genomic segment from Kwoniella shivajii chromosome 8, complete sequence containing:
- a CDS encoding dihydroxy-acid dehydratase; the encoded protein is MPCEGCTCGLREDGGEEGDILEQTNLGVRSFTAPAEERGEPEGIEPAVPLRSKQWWNNPSDDMCGAYVERYLNGGLTMNEIANKHKPIIGIAQTGSDLAPCNSGHVQLAKRVRDGIIAAGGTPFEFPCHPIQETTKRPTASLDRNFAYLSLVEVLFGYPMDGVVLLTGCDKTTPAMLMAAATVNIPAICMNVGPMLNGYAGQRLVGSGTVLWDARAALAAGKIDQLQLMQTVATSAPSLGHCNTMGTASTMNALAEALGMALPGSASIPAPYRERGACAYQTGRRIVDLVREDVKPSDILTREAFENAIALNTAIGGSTNAPIHLNAIAKHIGVPLSNEDWQDVGYKLPLLVNIQPAGEYLCEEYHRAGGLPAVTAELIKHNLLPHPDALTVSGRSIGDNCREDFSTDKRVIRPIDRPVKTSAGFLHLSGSLFDSAIMKTSVISQAFHDQYLSNPDDPMAFEGPVAVFDGPEDYHHRIESEADIQAGTILIMRGAGPQGYPGAAEVVNMIPPGRLIRQGVELPCIGDGRQSGTSGSPSILNACPEAATGGNLGILKDGDIIRIDLARGRADIKVDAKELEARRKEMGPFKVPKSQTPWQELFRENVSELSEGMVIPKAVKYQRLAQTAGIPRRNH